In Crinalium epipsammum PCC 9333, the genomic window TATGAGTGCGATCGCACTCATGCTTCCATATTTGTGATTGAAAGCTTACTCTAGAAAAACTTGCTCTAATAATTCCTCTTTACCACCAGGAAACATCCAAGTTTTATCCTAATAGCTGCTTCAGTAATTTATTTATAGTTGTAAAATTTCTGGATCGGGAATGCGTGGATCTGTAATATTTTGTGGGGAAGATTTAGTGTGGAGGTGCGATCGCTTCATTAACAATTCAGACCTTAATTTCTGACAAGCTCAATACCTACTTAAGACACTTGTAGCAAAATTAGCTCAACTTTGCCACTAGAATTTGCGATTTGAGACCTTGAATTATTAATTACCAATCCTAAATCTCAAATCCCAAATTCAGTAAATTTACCATTTCAGCAAATTAAACTGCTCCATATCCACTGTTTCGCGGTTGCGATAAATCGACAACACAATCGCTAAACCCACTGCTGCCTCAGCCGCAGCCACAGTGAGTACAAATACCGCAAACACCTGACCCTTAATTTCTTGAGGATCGAGGTAATTAGAAAAAGCAATTAAATTAATGTTGACCGCATTTAGCATCAACTCAATTGACATCAACACTCGCACAGCATTACGGCTAGTAATCAAGCCATAAATGCCAATACAGAACAAAGCCGCAGCTAATAGTAAGAAATACTGAAGTTGTAGGTGCATTATTTATCTCCGTTTCTAGGCATTTGTATCTATAGGTTGAGTAGTAGTATCACCTTTGCCACCACTACCTACAGTCAATAGTTCTCTTGGTCTTTCTTGTAAAGTCAAACTCGTAGGCTGATTGAGATCAGGTAAAATTTCCTCTGGAATAAATTCCCGACGTGCCAGAATAATTGCACCTACCATTGCCATCAACAACAATACAGAAGCCAACTCAAAAGGTAGTAAAAAGTCACTAAAAAAGTGTAGACCCAATTCCACAACCGTATTTTGACCAGTAATCCCACCAGGAGCCAAATCCCAAGGGCTTACCAGTACCATTGTGCTTAAGAGTGTAAACAAACCCGCACAGACTAAAGCTGTTGACCCTTGACGTATCCAACGATTGCGAAGCGGCTTAAAATCTTCACGCTTGTTCACAAGCATGATCGCAAATAAAATTAGAATGTTCACCGCTCCAACATAGATTAATACTTGTGCTGTCGCTACAAAGTCAGCATTCAGCAAAAGGTATAAACCAGCAATGCTGATAAACACGCCGCCTAACAAAAAAGCAGAGTAAACGATGTTAGCCAACAGCACTACCCCTAAAGCTGCCCCAAGCATCATTACTGCTAATAAGCCAAACGAAACAATCTGAACCCCTTCTGCTAAATTCACAATATTTGTCCTTTATCCTTGTTGATTGTTAATTGGTCATTGTTAATTGGTCATTGTTAATTAGTTTGACCTATGAGCCATAACATCTGACCAATTAATAATTAACCACCGATGCTTATTTTTCGATTTGTTCTGCAATTTCCTCTGGGCGCTGACCAGCACGACGAACATCTGCTGGCAAGCCGTGGGGTTCAGTTACACCTTTGGGCAGGTAAGCCAATTCCCTTAGAGGAGTTACCATTGGGTCATCTGTAACTTTGTAAGGTAAGCGACCCAATGCTACGTTGTCATAATTCAATTCATGACGGTCGTAGGTGGACATCTCATACTCTTCTGTCATAGATAGACAGTTAGTAGGGCAGTATTCTACACAGTTGCCGCAAAAGATACAAACCCCAAAGTCGATGCTATAGTGCTTCAGTTTTTTCTTCTTAGAAGCTTTATCAAATTCCCAATCTACAACTGGTAGGTTGATGGGACATACACGCACACAAACTTCACAGGAAATACACTTATCAAACTCGAAGTGAATCCGACCCCGGAAGCGTTCAGAGGGAATTAGTTTTTCGTAAGGATACTGTACTGTAACCGGACGACGACGCATATGGTCGAAGGTAACAGATAACCCCTGACCAATATAGCGTGCTGATTGTACAGTTTCTTTAGCGTAGTCGCTAACTTGTTTCAGGAATTTGATCATTGTGTCTCACTCTCTTGTTTAAGCTGTTAATTAGCAGTCAGCTTTCAGCAGTCAGCTTCAGTAAAATTAATTGCGAATTAAGAATTTATTTTCATAACTCCA contains:
- the nuoK gene encoding NADH-quinone oxidoreductase subunit NuoK, with amino-acid sequence MHLQLQYFLLLAAALFCIGIYGLITSRNAVRVLMSIELMLNAVNINLIAFSNYLDPQEIKGQVFAVFVLTVAAAEAAVGLAIVLSIYRNRETVDMEQFNLLKW
- a CDS encoding NADH-quinone oxidoreductase subunit J; this translates as MNLAEGVQIVSFGLLAVMMLGAALGVVLLANIVYSAFLLGGVFISIAGLYLLLNADFVATAQVLIYVGAVNILILFAIMLVNKREDFKPLRNRWIRQGSTALVCAGLFTLLSTMVLVSPWDLAPGGITGQNTVVELGLHFFSDFLLPFELASVLLLMAMVGAIILARREFIPEEILPDLNQPTSLTLQERPRELLTVGSGGKGDTTTQPIDTNA
- the ndhI gene encoding NAD(P)H-quinone oxidoreductase subunit I; protein product: MKFLKQVSDYAKETVQSARYIGQGLSVTFDHMRRRPVTVQYPYEKLIPSERFRGRIHFEFDKCISCEVCVRVCPINLPVVDWEFDKASKKKKLKHYSIDFGVCIFCGNCVEYCPTNCLSMTEEYEMSTYDRHELNYDNVALGRLPYKVTDDPMVTPLRELAYLPKGVTEPHGLPADVRRAGQRPEEIAEQIEK